The Ornithinimicrobium faecis region TCATCGCCCTCCAAGGCATCCTCGACACCGGTGCCGCCAAGGACCGCTTCGCCGGCCTCGAGGCGTCCCTGGAGGCCAACCCTGACGTCGAGCTGCTCGACCAGCAGACCGCCAACTTCTCCCGTGCCGAGGCGCTCGAGGTGACCAAGACGCTGCTGACCAAGCACGGTGACGACGTCAAGGGCATCTGGGCCGCGAACGATGACATGGCGCTCGGGGCGCTTGAGGCCCTCGAGCAGGCCGGGCGCACGGACGTGGCCGTGGTCGGCATCGACGCGGTGCCCGACGCACTCACCGCCATCGAGGACGGCACGATGACCGCCACCGTCTCCAGCGACGGCCCCTGGCAGGGTGGCATCGGCCTGGCCATCGGCTACTGCGTGGCGACCGGCGAGCTAGCCCTCGACGACATCGCCGACGAGGACCGCGCCTGGTTTGCCGAGCAGTTCCTGATCACCAGCGACAACGTCGCCGACTTCACCTCGCCCTCGGTCGAGGAGTCGGAGTTCGAGTGCGGCAACCTCTTCAGCCGCTCGCAGGGCGCCATCTCGTGACCATGACATCCCTCGCCGACGCCGACGCCGAGGAGTTCGTGGCCCCGTCACGCCCTCGGCCTCGGCGGGGGGTGCCCCTCCGGGACACCGGCCCGCTGCTGGCCCTGATCGCAATCGTCGTGGTCTTCAGCCTGCTGAGCTCGGACTTCCGGGCGATCGGCAACCTGCAGAACATCATGGAC contains the following coding sequences:
- a CDS encoding sugar ABC transporter substrate-binding protein — translated: MKLITQPIAAVIGLALAATALTACSEDVGGGGGGDAADAADAAACAPEDVTLVGQVRNESNPYEASWLDGGDAFAEQVGLTQDRLTYDGDSTRQQEQISQLLAGNTDCLVMNILPNGDSDTPPIVEGAQEAGAYLVTQWNKPADLTVTDYDQWLSHLTYDGVDSGQQIGDALAESIGGSGGIIALQGILDTGAAKDRFAGLEASLEANPDVELLDQQTANFSRAEALEVTKTLLTKHGDDVKGIWAANDDMALGALEALEQAGRTDVAVVGIDAVPDALTAIEDGTMTATVSSDGPWQGGIGLAIGYCVATGELALDDIADEDRAWFAEQFLITSDNVADFTSPSVEESEFECGNLFSRSQGAIS